In Trichocoleus desertorum NBK24, the following are encoded in one genomic region:
- a CDS encoding sigma-70 family RNA polymerase sigma factor gives MIHPILDSTNRMDEIDQQLRQLVIAACGQPRGSLERQRALNQLIWQIQRSGKLLRGVGVPDYEDALQQTWLYCCRNLCEALTGNAYDPELASVITWLNAYLKRRLSDRQREVFQQQAERAFGQVAETGELLNPIDNLPAPASPPPILEEIREWVEREGRQLRRIHVRDRPDINCEVLILRRLPPETSWEALSQEFGVAIATLSNFYQRECFPRLLKFGQAQGYLDS, from the coding sequence ATGATTCATCCCATTCTCGACTCCACTAACCGCATGGATGAAATCGATCAACAACTGCGCCAATTAGTGATAGCCGCTTGTGGGCAGCCGCGAGGTAGCCTGGAGCGTCAACGAGCCTTGAACCAACTGATTTGGCAAATTCAGCGCTCTGGCAAATTACTACGAGGCGTGGGTGTTCCTGACTATGAAGATGCGCTTCAGCAAACCTGGCTCTACTGCTGCCGCAATCTCTGTGAAGCGCTGACTGGCAATGCTTACGATCCGGAGCTAGCCAGTGTGATTACTTGGCTAAATGCCTATCTCAAGCGACGGTTGAGCGATCGCCAGCGGGAAGTGTTTCAACAACAGGCAGAACGGGCGTTTGGTCAAGTTGCGGAGACGGGAGAACTGCTCAATCCTATCGACAACCTCCCTGCTCCTGCCAGTCCCCCTCCGATTTTAGAAGAGATTCGGGAATGGGTAGAGCGAGAAGGTAGACAACTCCGGCGAATTCATGTGCGCGATCGCCCCGATATTAACTGCGAAGTGTTGATTCTGCGCCGCTTACCACCAGAGACTTCTTGGGAAGCGCTATCTCAGGAGTTTGGTGTGGCGATCGCCACTTTGAGCAACTTTTACCAACGAGAATGTTTTCCTCGCCTGCTCAAGTTTGGGCAAGCCCAAGGCTATTTAGATTCATAG
- a CDS encoding DUF1822 family protein yields the protein MIDFTQDLTITLPIPASARQVAQQFAQVQPTLEKAAQVYRNTLAVLVMRDYLQMLDMPTHLEASYSWNPIARLCADVADLEIVGVGRLECRSIQVGDRTCSVPPEVWQDRIGYVVVQLDETCRTGTLLGFTPTVTTAMLPLTQLQSLDALLLCLHQPAPAVVQLGQWFYQIFEPEWQAIAAWLENRDTSYAMAFRAKQVKGMTIDTPEAVKHLVEQLYANQAEQETEHSTQGAASLGVIPALTQLLQTTQDEEIRWTAAELLWTLEPDHPAAGVRRITDLGIQLAGHTIALMVAILPKLEQKVAVLLRVYPMVGQAYLPPELQLVGLDAEGQAFLTTQARRKDDYIQLKFTADLGERFSVRIALESASIVENFVV from the coding sequence ATGATTGACTTCACCCAAGACTTAACCATTACACTGCCAATTCCTGCCTCTGCTCGTCAGGTGGCGCAACAGTTTGCTCAAGTCCAACCGACTCTCGAGAAAGCGGCGCAGGTTTATCGCAACACACTGGCTGTACTGGTGATGCGAGATTATTTACAAATGCTCGATATGCCTACCCATCTGGAGGCAAGCTATAGCTGGAATCCGATCGCTCGTCTCTGTGCGGATGTAGCTGACCTGGAAATAGTGGGAGTGGGGCGTTTGGAATGCCGTTCTATTCAAGTGGGCGATCGCACTTGCTCAGTTCCGCCGGAGGTATGGCAAGACCGTATTGGTTATGTAGTGGTGCAGTTGGATGAAACTTGTCGCACTGGCACCTTATTGGGATTTACCCCCACTGTCACGACTGCCATGCTGCCACTGACACAACTGCAATCCTTAGACGCTTTACTGTTGTGCTTGCATCAGCCTGCTCCAGCTGTCGTGCAATTGGGCCAGTGGTTTTATCAAATTTTTGAACCGGAATGGCAAGCGATCGCAGCTTGGCTAGAGAACCGAGACACCAGTTATGCAATGGCTTTTCGAGCTAAACAGGTAAAAGGCATGACCATCGATACGCCGGAAGCAGTGAAACACTTAGTTGAGCAGTTATACGCTAATCAGGCTGAGCAGGAAACAGAACATTCCACCCAAGGTGCCGCTAGTCTGGGTGTTATTCCTGCTTTGACCCAACTGCTGCAAACCACGCAAGACGAAGAAATTCGGTGGACTGCGGCTGAGCTGTTGTGGACGCTGGAGCCTGACCATCCTGCCGCTGGGGTTAGACGCATTACAGACTTGGGGATTCAATTAGCGGGCCATACGATCGCCTTAATGGTAGCAATCTTGCCCAAACTAGAACAAAAAGTGGCAGTACTCTTGCGGGTTTACCCAATGGTAGGTCAAGCTTATTTACCACCCGAATTGCAATTGGTCGGCTTAGATGCTGAAGGACAAGCGTTTTTGACCACCCAAGCTAGACGCAAAGATGATTACATTCAGTTGAAATTTACCGCTGACCTAGGAGAACGATTTAGTGTGAGAATTGCTCTAGAGTCAGCTAGCATCGTGGAAAATTTTGTGGTTTAG
- a CDS encoding ABC transporter substrate-binding protein, with amino-acid sequence MSKLVVFKFGEGSFAQGFPVTLQIGEEGQPSAIEVRGRFPSAPDIPQLYQHWQKVYYRLGGMRIEVPPAQVTNVSTVTECDQAAQKLRASLIHWWSQASVRDLREQVQEEVQRHETARVIVQTQDLLLRKLPWHLWALFERRPGAEMALCADYAPASPPLKSPVKILAVLGNSEGIDVQADRAVLEQLPGARVTLLEKPRRQQLSEQLWSQPWDILFFAGHSSSEERGQIQINDIETLSLDQLRYALKAAVRNNLKLAIFNSCDGLELARHLADLGIPQVIVMREPVPDPVAQAFLRYFLQAFAQGQSLYLSVRQAREQLQGMEGDFPCASWLPVLCQNPVESPLAWPVVRKPYRLAKTLLGGAIAALCTGMLQPTPPLPTPWANRISLGDKILVRAIATPAKEAGVKAFRTQQFGQAAKQFQASLEQQHNDPETLIYLNNARIANQAVVRIVVSVPIGSNLNVAQEILRGVAQAQDEINRQGGLRGQLLQVAIADDENQPAIARQIATALVQDTQTLAVVGHNASDASVAAAPIYDEGELVMLSPTSFSDKLSSSGKYIFRMVPSIRFIADALARYAIKTDYKAKIAICSDTAAVDNESFRNQFTAAVFADGGQFINVTCDFSAPDFNAESAIATIISSGADSILLAPHVDRINKAVEMARANQGRLTLLGSPTLYTAQTLQAGQSTVSGLVLPVPWHPTFLANKAFLREAQQLWGGSVNWRTAMSYDATQTVFMGLQQQPTRKGLRDTLRSPDFLAEGASGKIQFLPSGERRIVPGIGVLVKVQPSTKAPLRYEFALLKP; translated from the coding sequence GTGAGTAAGTTGGTCGTCTTCAAGTTTGGTGAGGGCAGTTTTGCACAGGGTTTTCCTGTGACGCTGCAAATTGGAGAAGAGGGCCAGCCGTCTGCGATCGAGGTCAGAGGAAGGTTTCCATCTGCTCCAGATATCCCTCAGTTATATCAGCACTGGCAAAAGGTTTACTATCGACTGGGGGGCATGCGGATTGAAGTTCCTCCTGCCCAAGTCACCAATGTCTCCACCGTGACCGAGTGCGACCAAGCCGCTCAAAAGCTGCGAGCCAGTTTAATCCACTGGTGGAGCCAAGCCAGTGTACGGGATTTGCGCGAACAGGTTCAAGAAGAAGTACAGCGCCATGAAACAGCACGGGTGATTGTGCAGACGCAAGATCTCCTTTTACGCAAACTTCCTTGGCATCTCTGGGCTTTATTTGAACGTCGTCCTGGCGCTGAAATGGCTCTCTGCGCTGATTATGCTCCTGCTTCTCCACCGCTCAAAAGCCCAGTCAAAATTTTGGCGGTACTGGGTAACAGTGAAGGCATTGATGTCCAAGCCGATCGCGCCGTCCTAGAGCAGTTGCCAGGAGCCAGGGTGACGTTGCTAGAGAAACCCCGCCGCCAGCAACTCAGTGAACAGTTGTGGAGTCAGCCGTGGGACATTCTGTTTTTTGCAGGACATAGTTCTAGTGAGGAACGGGGACAAATCCAAATTAATGACATCGAAACGCTCTCCCTCGATCAGCTCCGTTATGCGTTAAAGGCAGCAGTCCGTAACAATCTGAAGCTAGCCATTTTTAACTCTTGCGATGGCTTAGAACTGGCTCGACATCTGGCAGATTTAGGCATTCCGCAGGTAATTGTGATGCGAGAACCTGTGCCCGATCCAGTAGCTCAGGCATTCTTGCGCTATTTCTTGCAAGCTTTTGCCCAAGGTCAGTCGTTATATTTGTCAGTGCGGCAAGCGAGAGAACAGCTACAAGGAATGGAAGGAGACTTTCCCTGTGCTTCTTGGTTGCCTGTCCTCTGCCAAAATCCGGTGGAGTCCCCTTTAGCGTGGCCTGTGGTCAGGAAGCCCTATCGTCTTGCCAAAACGCTGTTGGGAGGGGCGATCGCGGCTCTTTGCACTGGAATGTTGCAGCCGACTCCACCCTTGCCAACACCTTGGGCCAACCGCATCAGCTTGGGAGACAAAATCTTAGTCCGGGCGATCGCCACTCCAGCGAAGGAAGCAGGTGTTAAGGCATTTCGCACTCAACAATTCGGCCAGGCTGCGAAGCAGTTTCAAGCCTCTCTAGAGCAACAACATAACGATCCAGAAACCTTAATCTACTTAAATAATGCTCGCATCGCTAACCAAGCAGTGGTGAGGATTGTAGTTAGCGTACCGATTGGTAGCAACCTGAATGTCGCTCAAGAGATTCTTCGGGGAGTGGCGCAAGCTCAAGACGAGATCAATCGCCAGGGAGGTCTGCGGGGACAACTCTTGCAGGTAGCGATCGCAGATGATGAGAACCAACCAGCGATCGCTCGTCAGATTGCCACAGCGCTGGTGCAAGATACACAGACCCTAGCCGTGGTGGGGCATAACGCCAGTGATGCCTCTGTCGCTGCTGCGCCTATTTATGACGAGGGAGAATTGGTGATGCTCTCCCCTACAAGTTTTTCAGACAAGCTCTCTTCGAGCGGCAAATATATTTTTCGTATGGTGCCCAGCATTCGCTTCATTGCCGACGCCCTGGCCCGCTATGCCATTAAAACCGACTATAAAGCCAAGATTGCTATCTGTTCGGATACGGCTGCGGTAGACAACGAATCTTTTCGCAATCAATTCACGGCAGCAGTTTTTGCCGATGGTGGGCAGTTTATCAATGTGACCTGCGACTTCTCCGCCCCTGATTTCAATGCGGAAAGTGCGATCGCGACCATCATTAGTAGTGGCGCTGACAGCATCCTCCTAGCTCCCCATGTCGATCGGATTAACAAGGCAGTGGAGATGGCGCGAGCCAACCAAGGGCGTTTAACGTTGCTTGGCAGTCCCACGCTGTATACGGCTCAAACGTTGCAAGCGGGGCAAAGTACAGTCAGTGGCTTGGTGTTGCCTGTGCCTTGGCATCCTACATTTTTAGCCAACAAAGCTTTCCTCCGCGAAGCGCAGCAACTTTGGGGTGGCTCAGTGAACTGGCGTACTGCTATGTCCTATGATGCGACCCAAACTGTGTTTATGGGATTGCAACAACAACCTACTCGCAAAGGTTTAAGAGATACCCTCAGAAGTCCAGATTTCCTGGCTGAGGGAGCCAGCGGCAAGATTCAATTCTTACCTTCCGGAGAACGCAGAATTGTCCCAGGAATCGGTGTACTCGTGAAAGTACAACCCAGCACCAAAGCTCCTCTCCGATATGAGTTTGCCCTTCTTAAGCCATAA
- the msrA gene encoding peptide-methionine (S)-S-oxide reductase MsrA → MALFGFGKKLSLPTPAEALPGRAEPMSVPEKHFVNGNPLQPPYPAGLEMAMFGMGCFWGAERKFWQLPGVFTTAVGYAAGVTPNPTYQEVCSGMTGHNEVVQVVFDPKQISYEALLKAFWENHNPTQGMRQGNDSGTQYRSGIYAYSEQQRKLAETSRDAYQLGLSKAGYGTITTEIIEAPEFYYAESYHQQYLAKNPNGYCGLGGTNVCLPDVIQA, encoded by the coding sequence ATGGCGTTATTCGGATTTGGTAAAAAGCTGAGCTTACCTACGCCAGCAGAAGCCTTGCCAGGACGGGCAGAACCCATGTCGGTTCCGGAAAAGCACTTTGTTAATGGCAACCCCTTGCAGCCTCCTTACCCTGCTGGGCTAGAAATGGCGATGTTTGGTATGGGATGCTTCTGGGGCGCAGAGCGGAAGTTTTGGCAGCTACCGGGTGTGTTCACGACTGCTGTGGGCTATGCTGCTGGCGTGACCCCCAATCCCACTTACCAAGAAGTTTGCTCTGGCATGACTGGGCACAATGAAGTGGTGCAAGTAGTGTTTGATCCCAAGCAAATCAGCTATGAGGCTTTGCTGAAAGCATTTTGGGAGAACCACAATCCCACCCAAGGCATGCGCCAAGGCAATGATTCTGGAACTCAATACCGCTCTGGAATCTATGCGTATTCGGAGCAGCAACGTAAATTGGCCGAAACTTCGCGGGATGCTTACCAACTAGGCTTAAGCAAAGCAGGCTATGGAACCATCACGACGGAGATTATTGAGGCTCCAGAGTTCTACTACGCAGAAAGCTACCATCAACAATACTTAGCGAAAAACCCTAACGGTTACTGCGGCTTGGGTGGGACTAATGTCTGCTTGCCAGACGTGATTCAAGCTTAG
- a CDS encoding HPF/RaiA family ribosome-associated protein, translating to MKVPLEVTYRDVEKTAAIDALIHEKVAKLEEVCDHISSCHIAVEKIHDRPRSGSPYRVRIDMTVPPGHELVADSNPGEETQYVELDTVIRDAFSAARRQLSKLTKRQHESDKSQNQEAYETTALVNKIFREEGYGFIKTLDGQDIYFHRNSVLHDDFDRLEIGTGVRFFVEDGEEGPQATTVKIVDKPGATVGKSDQTLIEPPLGWE from the coding sequence ATGAAAGTTCCTTTAGAAGTTACCTATCGTGATGTTGAAAAAACAGCCGCGATCGATGCTCTCATTCATGAAAAAGTTGCCAAGTTAGAAGAAGTTTGCGATCACATCAGTAGTTGCCATATTGCTGTAGAAAAAATTCACGATCGCCCCCGCAGCGGTTCTCCTTACCGAGTCCGGATTGATATGACCGTACCTCCTGGTCATGAGCTGGTCGCTGACTCCAACCCTGGGGAAGAAACACAATACGTTGAACTCGATACTGTGATTCGGGACGCTTTCAGCGCTGCTCGTCGCCAGTTGAGCAAACTCACCAAACGCCAGCACGAAAGTGATAAGTCTCAAAACCAAGAAGCCTATGAGACTACTGCCTTAGTTAACAAAATCTTTCGTGAGGAAGGATACGGCTTTATCAAGACTTTGGACGGTCAGGACATCTACTTCCACCGTAATAGCGTCCTCCACGACGATTTCGATCGTCTGGAAATTGGCACAGGTGTACGTTTCTTTGTGGAAGATGGAGAAGAAGGGCCACAGGCGACTACAGTCAAAATAGTGGATAAGCCAGGAGCAACGGTTGGTAAGTCTGACCAAACTTTAATTGAACCGCCTCTGGGCTGGGAATAG
- a CDS encoding DUF2949 domain-containing protein has translation MEARNQSFIRFLQEDLAIPAAAVMLAWQHSESPNLLPMMLWQYGLVTLSQLDQIFDWLEQHSLSLL, from the coding sequence ATGGAAGCTAGAAATCAATCATTCATCCGGTTTTTGCAAGAGGACTTGGCGATTCCAGCCGCTGCTGTCATGCTAGCTTGGCAACACTCAGAATCTCCAAACCTTTTACCGATGATGCTTTGGCAGTATGGCTTGGTGACTTTAAGCCAACTAGATCAAATCTTTGACTGGCTAGAGCAACACAGCTTGAGCTTGCTGTAA